In Caloenas nicobarica isolate bCalNic1 chromosome 35, bCalNic1.hap1, whole genome shotgun sequence, a single window of DNA contains:
- the MRPS18B gene encoding small ribosomal subunit protein mS40 isoform X1, translating to MAARYGAALLRAVRGGLWARDPPRLCSSSAAPRGPPVSPASPYEQRPWEYLESEEYRVTYGDRPVWLGHRRNHKGGVPPQRTRKACVRRGKRVGNPCPLCRDRNLLLHFRNVKLLDQFICPHSGVVLHPTHTGLCMKQHKLLSRAVAQAQDHGLLWLRVPYVPAPREDFSNRHPAVARTPPAPAPRRPWYPWYERQPPAPAAIARLRRLYKGYLREDAAVGAPPASPPAP from the exons ATGGCGGCGCGCTATGGGGCCGCGCTGCTGCGGGCGGTGCGGGGCGGCCTGTGGGCCCGG GACCCCCCCCGGCTGTGCAGCAGCTCGGCAGCCCCCAGGggcccccccgtgtccccagcgtCCCCCTACGAGCAGCGGCCCTGGGAGTACCTGGAGAGTGAAG AGTACCGCGTCACGTACGGGGACAGGCCGGTGTGGCTCGGCCACCGCCGCAACCACAAGGGAGGCGTCCCGCCCCAGCGCACCCGCAAGGCCTGCGTg cgCCGGGGGAAGCGCGTGGGGAACCCGTGTCCCCTGTGCCGGGACCGCAACCTGCTGCTGCACTTCAGG AACGTGAAGCTCCTGGACCAGTTCATCTGCCCCCACTCGGGCGTCGTCCTGCACCCCACGCACACCG GGCTGTGCATGAAGCAGCACAAGCTCCTCTCGCGGGCCGTGGCGCAGGCGCAGGACCACG GGCTGCTGTGGCTGCGCGTCCCCTACGTGCCCGCCCCCCGCGAAGACTTCTCCAACCGCCACCCCGCCGTGGCCAGGACGCCCCCGGcgcccgcgccgcgccgcccctGGTACCCCTGGTACGAGCGgcagccgcccgccccggccgccaTCGCCCGCCTGCGCCGCCTCTACAAGGGCTACCTGAGGGAAGACGCGGCCGTGGGGGcgccccccgcctcccccccggCCCCCTGA
- the MRPS18B gene encoding small ribosomal subunit protein mS40 isoform X2, which translates to MAARYGAALLRAVRGGLWARDPPRLCSSSAAPRGPPVSPASPYEQRPWEYLESEEYRVTYGDRPVWLGHRRNHKGGVPPQRTRKACVRRGKRVGNPCPLCRDRNLLLHFRNVKLLDQFICPHSGVVLHPTHTGLLWLRVPYVPAPREDFSNRHPAVARTPPAPAPRRPWYPWYERQPPAPAAIARLRRLYKGYLREDAAVGAPPASPPAP; encoded by the exons ATGGCGGCGCGCTATGGGGCCGCGCTGCTGCGGGCGGTGCGGGGCGGCCTGTGGGCCCGG GACCCCCCCCGGCTGTGCAGCAGCTCGGCAGCCCCCAGGggcccccccgtgtccccagcgtCCCCCTACGAGCAGCGGCCCTGGGAGTACCTGGAGAGTGAAG AGTACCGCGTCACGTACGGGGACAGGCCGGTGTGGCTCGGCCACCGCCGCAACCACAAGGGAGGCGTCCCGCCCCAGCGCACCCGCAAGGCCTGCGTg cgCCGGGGGAAGCGCGTGGGGAACCCGTGTCCCCTGTGCCGGGACCGCAACCTGCTGCTGCACTTCAGG AACGTGAAGCTCCTGGACCAGTTCATCTGCCCCCACTCGGGCGTCGTCCTGCACCCCACGCACACCG GGCTGCTGTGGCTGCGCGTCCCCTACGTGCCCGCCCCCCGCGAAGACTTCTCCAACCGCCACCCCGCCGTGGCCAGGACGCCCCCGGcgcccgcgccgcgccgcccctGGTACCCCTGGTACGAGCGgcagccgcccgccccggccgccaTCGCCCGCCTGCGCCGCCTCTACAAGGGCTACCTGAGGGAAGACGCGGCCGTGGGGGcgccccccgcctcccccccggCCCCCTGA